The following DNA comes from Thermoanaerobaculales bacterium.
GAGGGCCCGTGGCCGGTGTCGGAGGCCGGGGTTTTCCAGGGCGACCAGCGGGTCGTGGTCGACGACCGCGGCACCGTGCATGTCTCGTACATGGAGGTGGCCGAAGACTCGGACGGAGAGGTCACTGCGCTGCTGCGGCTCGCCACCTCCCGCGACGGCGGCCGCAGCTTCTCGGTGCAGACGGTGCTGGACCACGACGTCAGCGACAAGCCGGAGCTCGCGGTGGCGCGCGACGGCCGCGACATCTCCCTGGTGCTGGAGTCCCGCCCCGGTCCCTCGCTGATGGTCTCTCACGACGGAGGGTCCAGCTGGACCGGGCCGCTCGTCGTGGTCCCGGTACAGGACCGCGACACCCACTTCTGGCCCACCGGGCTCGCGGTGGCACCCGACGGCCGGCTCTGGTTCTCGGTCCCCTCGATCCCGAATGACGAGCTGCAGGCCGGCGGACCGTCGACCACGACCCTGCACGTGCTGAGCTCTGACGACTGGGGGGCGAGCTGGCGGGAGTCGATCCTCGGCTCGTCGCCCTGGTCCAGGGGAGGATGCGTCCACGAGCCGGAGTGCCGGGTGAAGACCGCCTATCCGGGAGTTGCCGTCGACGCGACCGGCCGCGCCTTCGCGGTGTCCACCGAGGGAAGCGCCGGGCGGCCGTACCGGCTGGTGCTGCGCACGTCCACCGACGGCGGTGAGACCTGGTCGGCGCCGTACCCGGTCAGCGAGGCGCCGCGGCCGTCCTCGGGCGACCTCGCGGACCACGACTATCCGATGGTGGCGGCGGCCGGTGACGGCCGGGCATGCGTGGCCTGGGTGGACGACCGCACCGGGGCCCGGAGCATGTGGGCGCGGTGCACGGCCGACGGCGGCACGACCTGGGGCGAGGAGCTGCTGCTGTCCAACGTGGCGAGCGCCCAGGGCCACACCACCAATGACGGCTTCGCGGTGTTCTACGGTGACTACGGCGGCATCGCGCTGACCGACGACGGGCGCCTCTACGTGGCCTGGGGCGCTGCGTCGACCATGGACGGGCCGGGTGCGGTGTGGGTCGCTTCGGCCGGTGTCTTTCCCCCAACCGGACAGGAACGCGGATGACCCGCTGGAGGCTGAGATGATGACGATTCGAGTCCATGGCGTTTCGTGGGCGCTGGCCGGGCTGCTGGTCGCCCTGCCGCTCGGGGCGGCGGCGGCGGAGCCGCTCGACCTCGAGCTTGCATACACCCAGAACCAGCTGCGCCGCATGGAGCAGCCGGACCTCAGCCGGGACGGCCGCTGGCTCGCCTACGAGGTCTTCACCCCGCCCGAGAAGGCCCCGGGGAGCGACCTCGAGGCCGAGCCGCGCTACCTGCCGAACGGCACGCCGGCGAGCTCGGTCGGCCTGCAGCTGCTCGTGACGAGCGTGGCCGACGGCAACGCCAGGGCGG
Coding sequences within:
- a CDS encoding sialidase family protein translates to MKIVLASGVALTAVLGVGCGGAISPFQASVEQAVLLSGPEHDWEPALAVGPDGTVYVTAGRRSPRPDGAADGAPFEQRIVIWRSPDAGATWEGPWPVSEAGVFQGDQRVVVDDRGTVHVSYMEVAEDSDGEVTALLRLATSRDGGRSFSVQTVLDHDVSDKPELAVARDGRDISLVLESRPGPSLMVSHDGGSSWTGPLVVVPVQDRDTHFWPTGLAVAPDGRLWFSVPSIPNDELQAGGPSTTTLHVLSSDDWGASWRESILGSSPWSRGGCVHEPECRVKTAYPGVAVDATGRAFAVSTEGSAGRPYRLVLRTSTDGGETWSAPYPVSEAPRPSSGDLADHDYPMVAAAGDGRACVAWVDDRTGARSMWARCTADGGTTWGEELLLSNVASAQGHTTNDGFAVFYGDYGGIALTDDGRLYVAWGAASTMDGPGAVWVASAGVFPPTGQERG